The proteins below are encoded in one region of Winogradskyella helgolandensis:
- a CDS encoding YggN family protein, which produces MNTIRILVMCLITTFCYAQKKMSKTSQAIKVNKDVVVELNTSYVEIEIDTWNKDVVEVEAYIEGDKLSDEELKNALKAWQLKVEGSNNNVIISSIGGMSSGSFPDSDYADVLKELEYQLIELPEMPEMPEMPMMPIMPAIAEMPLIPEIPEMPVMPKLPELPKGITTIEFDYEAYQKDGETYLAEWSKKYEKQGGKEFQKKMEDWARKFGDSGYQEKMEKWGEEYGKRFEGKWARDMEKWGEKFGETYGKDMEKWGEEFGEKFGKEWGEKMEIWGERLEKQMEQQADAMEKRGESLEKRQEALAKRYEHMADRRSSVYVKRLELGNNSKIKKVIKIKIPKKAQLKTNIRHGELKITSAIHNMKGDISHSFLVAEHIDGSETSINVSYSPVIVNIWNMGTLNLNFVDKAQIKTAQNLVLNSKSSNVTLANLNDTAIIDGSFGDLTISNLSATFKNLNLVLENSDALINLPQAIDYTLYYKGNRSKYNNKTTEQKTIRHYPDGQNSNRNIVVNAKFSNVIIN; this is translated from the coding sequence TTGTAGAATTAAACACCAGTTATGTAGAAATAGAAATAGACACCTGGAATAAAGATGTCGTTGAAGTTGAAGCTTATATTGAAGGAGATAAATTATCTGACGAGGAATTAAAAAACGCTTTAAAAGCATGGCAACTTAAAGTTGAAGGTTCTAATAACAACGTCATTATTTCGTCTATTGGAGGTATGAGTTCGGGTTCATTTCCGGATTCTGATTATGCAGATGTCTTAAAAGAATTAGAATATCAATTAATCGAATTACCAGAAATGCCAGAAATGCCGGAAATGCCAATGATGCCGATAATGCCGGCTATAGCAGAAATGCCATTGATTCCTGAAATTCCCGAAATGCCAGTAATGCCAAAACTACCGGAGTTGCCAAAAGGCATTACAACCATAGAATTTGATTACGAAGCATATCAAAAAGATGGAGAAACCTATTTAGCTGAATGGAGCAAAAAGTATGAAAAGCAAGGTGGTAAAGAATTTCAGAAAAAGATGGAAGACTGGGCACGTAAGTTTGGAGACTCAGGATATCAGGAGAAAATGGAAAAATGGGGAGAAGAGTACGGGAAGCGTTTTGAAGGTAAATGGGCAAGAGATATGGAAAAATGGGGAGAGAAGTTTGGTGAGACCTACGGTAAGGATATGGAAAAATGGGGAGAGGAATTTGGTGAAAAATTTGGTAAAGAATGGGGTGAGAAAATGGAAATTTGGGGAGAGCGTTTGGAGAAACAAATGGAACAACAGGCCGACGCTATGGAGAAAAGAGGTGAGTCTTTAGAGAAAAGACAGGAAGCGCTTGCCAAACGATACGAACATATGGCAGATAGAAGATCTTCTGTTTATGTAAAGCGATTAGAATTGGGAAATAATAGTAAAATAAAAAAGGTGATTAAAATTAAAATCCCTAAAAAAGCCCAACTAAAGACTAATATTAGGCATGGTGAATTAAAAATAACATCTGCAATACACAATATGAAAGGCGATATTTCGCATTCATTTTTAGTAGCAGAACACATTGATGGAAGCGAGACTTCCATCAATGTCTCTTATTCACCAGTCATAGTGAATATTTGGAATATGGGAACTTTAAATCTCAATTTTGTAGATAAAGCTCAGATTAAAACCGCTCAAAATTTAGTGCTCAATTCTAAATCCTCTAATGTAACGCTAGCGAATTTAAATGATACCGCTATTATTGACGGCAGTTTTGGGGATTTAACGATTTCTAATTTAAGTGCCACCTTTAAGAATCTTAATTTGGTATTAGAAAATAGCGATGCGCTAATCAACTTGCCACAAGCTATAGATTACACACTCTACTATAAAGGCAACCGTTCAAAGTATAATAACAAAACGACAGAACAAAAAACAATTCGTCATTATCCTGATGGTCAGAATTCTAATCGAAATATTGTGGTCAATGCCAAATTTAGTAACGTGATTATTAATTAA